The following is a genomic window from Manihot esculenta cultivar AM560-2 chromosome 9, M.esculenta_v8, whole genome shotgun sequence.
TTAGTGGAACTGAGTggtttcctctctctctctctctttcttttttcagtCTTGGACTATAGCACAAGACTAACTTTCACTATTTGGCGCTGACATGACAAGACCAAAATGATTTGACAGTCATGAACAAACATGATCCATTTTGTAACACTAGAAAATTCCAGTGTTACAAAAAAGTGACATAATTTTAAACGTTAAGGGCAAAGTGTGCGCGAACAGGTGAAGAGAGTAAAATTACTGCCTACCCAGGATTATCAACGCCTTGGTCTAGGCTTGCAACGAAATTCCGCTAAAAGTGCTATATGATCAGAGGACCACTCTGGAGAAGGAAGGGCTGTGTCTTTCCTTAAGCTTTCCTCGTCCAAGAGTTCTAACAAGGACTCAACTGTCAAAGAGTCCGCTGAAAACACAAGAAacattttcaatttcaaaattaCCAACACTTGccaataaattttgaattgcaCAGCACGTGGCATGGACCACTGGGACAAAGAAAACAACCATGGATGAAAagagatgagaaaaaagaaGTCCGAGAAACACCTgtgtaaaatatataatctagGCTGCCAATAAAATCTCTAGTGCAGTTTGTAAACAAGGGTTCGTTAGTTGTAGGGTCCATTCTCCTCCTCTGCTGTTCCAAACCAAGACCAACACCCAGTCTCGCAAAGGAAGAATATGCACTGACCTGCAACACTAAGCATGTCACAACCAGCAGAATTCACAGAAAGCCAGAGCAAACATGAAATCCCAAAACAGCCTACTGCCAAAAAAAAACACTCTAGCCCAGTCCATTTCTTTTAATATCATTTAAACTTCCACTACCAAGgggaaataagaaaaaagaggaTAAAAAAAAACCTCCACAGAGAGAATGCACTGCCCACAATATCATGGGCTTGCCATTTTCAAAAGATAGTTACCAGAGGTAGCTGATGTGTAAGCTTGCTGTGAGGACGTAAGATTCCAAGAGGATCTACCACCAAATCTGGATGCAATGTATCCACCTTTCCCATAGCAAGCAGAGCATGAGGAGCACTGGAACAAAGTTCAACAATACCTTTAACCAAGCAATACAACAATACTGGTACAAGGTTATTTATCTACTAATTATGCTAAAAATATGGAACAGAAAGCAGACCTCCCAGGGACAGAATTGAAATCTCCACAAACCAACATTGGAATATCTGCACTGGCAGCTATTTTCTCCAATCCTTTCAAAAGAGTAAGAACCTAATTTCACAAAGAATaaaccaataaaaaaaataaaaatcttcacCAAATGAAAAGGCATAGGTTTATATCAGAAGGCTCAGGAATAATAAGAACCTGCCACAGCTTCACATCCTTTAAATCTTGATGGACATTCACGTGTGTGTTTGCCTGCATTCGAAAACCAATAAAAACATGGTAAAGATAACTATTAAGTGTAGAACCATATACATCCAAGGCACTTGAGCACCACATTCTTTGCACTTACATTGGAAGTTCTTaggagaaaataaaaggaaaggaCATCCATGCATGCTTACAAACTATCTTGAAAAGgagaaaagaatttaatttatatgaccACAAGAAACTTATAGCAACCAACCCAGGGAATAAGCATCCTAAAGACAGGCCTCATTAACAAATTATGACAGAATCCACACCCTTTATCAAATTGTGGAGACTAGAGAGACAATGTGAAAAGTACATCAGTAAATGGGGTGCAAACTCCCATCAGTGATCAGACAGTAAAAAATTGCATCTCAAATATATCATTAGCACAGATATACTTATCAGAAAAACAAGCCACAGTTAACATGACCATTGGACCTATGGTTCATTTCAAGCCTACATGCTTGGGAATAGTGACATCAGAGGGTCATTCCCCAGAGCAATAAATTCCTCATGGATTTTGAGAATTAGTATTCAAGTTCATGTGAGATGAAATGGGCACTAAGACAAACAGGCAATTTCAATATAATAACAGAATATTTAGAACATGATCACTCACAACACAAAGAAGTTGTCGTTTCCCGAGATTATCAGCTCCTTGATTACTGAATTTTGCTTCCAAAACCACAATTAATGCAACATTATCCTATAAACATAAGAGAACTTACATGAGACTATACATTATAGAACTTATCTACAACCCAAAATGTTAACAGGCTCAACTGCAAACTTACCTTGACCAAACGATTTAAAGCAGTTTTTCTCTGAGCACTTGGAACAACAGCTTCAGTCAAGGACTGAGCAGCTTTATTAAACTCAACCTGCATGCAAGTGTACAGCAAGTCAGCAACTTAATACATGAgagaattatataaaaatatgctCGACATCCAGAATGCCTTCCAACCTCGTATTTCTTGACATGTGAAAACCTATCTCTACGGAAAAATGTAGCACAGCCATCAATAGTATGGGTATTTCCACTGTAAACCTGCAATTATAacatgaattaaaaatatatacaacAGTGAGCAAATAGCTAACTATGACAAAGGCACAAGACATTCTAAAACCTCATTGGTTTTTCTCTTATAAAGAGCTTGATAACCATGTTTATCCAACTCAGGGGCAAAAAATTCCTCATAATGATCACTTTGAACCTGAAACCACAAAGCAATTTATTACTGGTAGTGAACTCTTTATAATATTCAAAAGACCATGATACAGAAGATCATTTTGAGCTTAACATAAAAGGCCAAAACATAAAATAGGAAGTATAAGAATGCTAACGTTAATTTAGTTCACAACATCGCTAGGATATAAAACTAGCAAGAGTTAGTTACATTTTTCACTTTGTTGcactaaaaaaaacaaaactacCAGTGGTAgcagcaaaaataaaaataatgaatccTCCAACTGTTTTCTTGTGCtggaatttctataatttttaaggtacaatatatagaaaaaaaaaaggatctcACTGAAACTCCTTACTGGAAACACCacgtaaataaattaaataatactaaatatCCTGTTTTACCTCCTGAAGACAAACAATGTCTGCACGATATCCAAC
Proteins encoded in this region:
- the LOC110622721 gene encoding carbon catabolite repressor protein 4 homolog 1; this translates as MLSVLRVHLPSDIPIVGCELTPYVLLRRPDKTVTTDDVPESAPLDGHFLRYKWYRIQSDRKVAVCSVHPSEQATLQCLGCVKAKIPVAKSYHCSPKCFSDAWQHHRVLHDRAASAVNENGNEEEELFGRFNSSGSGVINTGLSGSASSASLTNGSAPLYPAAVAQRNGGETWFEVGRSKTYTPSADDIGHVLKFECVVVDVETKSPIGHVNTMLTSRVIPAPSPTPRHLIPVSGVDMMGHLDSDGRISSSGTFTVLSYNILSDVYATSETYSYCPSWALSWPYRRQNLLREIVGYRADIVCLQEVQSDHYEEFFAPELDKHGYQALYKRKTNEVYSGNTHTIDGCATFFRRDRFSHVKKYEVEFNKAAQSLTEAVVPSAQRKTALNRLVKDNVALIVVLEAKFSNQGADNLGKRQLLCVANTHVNVHQDLKDVKLWQVLTLLKGLEKIAASADIPMLVCGDFNSVPGSAPHALLAMGKVDTLHPDLVVDPLGILRPHSKLTHQLPLVSAYSSFARLGVGLGLEQQRRRMDPTTNEPLFTNCTRDFIGSLDYIFYTADSLTVESLLELLDEESLRKDTALPSPEWSSDHIALLAEFRCKPRPRR